A stretch of the Actinoalloteichus fjordicus genome encodes the following:
- the sdhA gene encoding succinate dehydrogenase flavoprotein subunit gives MQFHKYDVVIVGAGGAGMRAAIESGQRTRTAVLTKLYPTRSHTGAAQGGMCAALANVEEDNWEWHTYDTIKGGDYLVDQDAAEVMAKEAVDAVLDLEKMGLPFNRTPDGKIDQRRFGGHTRNHGEAAVRRACYAADRTGHMILQTLYQNCIKHGVEFFNEFYVLDVVMTETEDGPVCTGAIAYELATGELHVFQAKAVVFATGGFGKVFKTTSNAHTLTGDGMAIVFRKGLPLEDMEFYQFHPTGLAGLGILLTEGARAEGGILRNDSGERFMERYAPTMKDLAARDVVSRAMSTEVREGRGAGPHKDYVLLDLTHLGADVLEAKLPDITEFSRTYLGIDPVDEPVPVYPTAHYAMGGIPTNITGEVLRDSEHVVPGLYAAGECACVSVHGANRLGTNSLLDINVFGRRAGIAAAEYVAGREYVEMPENPAAAVADMVERLHAADGRERVANIRTELQVTMDTNASVYRTEETLKQALHDVQALKERYARVSIQDAGLRFNTDLLEAIELGFLLELAEVLVVGAINRKESRGGHAREDYTSRDDVNFLRHTMAYRQPTDQSAETAVLDGLTAEIRLDYKPVVLTRYQPMERKY, from the coding sequence ATGCAGTTCCACAAGTACGACGTGGTCATCGTCGGCGCAGGCGGCGCCGGGATGCGGGCTGCCATCGAGTCTGGCCAGCGGACCCGTACCGCAGTGCTCACCAAGCTCTACCCGACCCGGTCCCACACGGGCGCGGCCCAGGGCGGCATGTGCGCCGCCCTGGCCAACGTCGAAGAGGACAACTGGGAGTGGCACACCTACGACACCATCAAGGGCGGCGACTACCTCGTCGACCAGGATGCGGCCGAGGTGATGGCCAAGGAGGCCGTGGACGCCGTCCTCGACCTGGAGAAGATGGGGCTGCCGTTCAACCGGACGCCCGACGGCAAGATCGACCAGCGCCGGTTCGGCGGGCACACCCGCAACCACGGTGAGGCCGCCGTCCGTCGCGCCTGCTACGCGGCGGACCGCACCGGGCACATGATCCTGCAGACGCTCTACCAGAACTGCATCAAGCACGGCGTCGAGTTCTTCAACGAGTTCTACGTCCTCGACGTCGTCATGACCGAGACCGAGGACGGCCCGGTCTGCACCGGGGCGATCGCCTACGAGTTGGCCACCGGGGAACTGCACGTCTTCCAGGCCAAGGCCGTGGTGTTCGCCACCGGCGGCTTCGGGAAGGTCTTCAAGACCACCTCGAACGCGCACACCCTCACCGGCGACGGCATGGCGATCGTCTTCCGCAAGGGCCTGCCGCTGGAGGACATGGAGTTCTACCAGTTCCACCCGACCGGCCTCGCCGGGCTCGGCATCCTGCTCACCGAGGGCGCCAGGGCCGAGGGCGGCATCCTGCGCAACGACTCCGGCGAGCGGTTCATGGAGCGCTATGCGCCGACCATGAAGGACCTGGCCGCACGAGACGTGGTGTCCCGAGCGATGTCGACCGAGGTCAGGGAGGGACGAGGCGCCGGTCCGCACAAGGACTACGTGCTGCTCGACCTCACCCACCTCGGCGCCGACGTCCTCGAGGCGAAGCTGCCGGACATCACCGAGTTCTCGCGCACCTACCTGGGCATCGACCCGGTCGACGAGCCGGTCCCGGTGTATCCGACGGCGCACTACGCGATGGGCGGCATCCCGACCAACATCACCGGTGAGGTGCTGCGGGACTCCGAACACGTCGTTCCCGGCCTCTACGCCGCAGGCGAGTGCGCCTGCGTCTCGGTGCACGGCGCGAACCGGCTCGGCACGAACTCCCTGCTCGACATCAACGTCTTCGGCCGTCGGGCGGGCATCGCCGCCGCCGAGTACGTCGCCGGGCGTGAGTACGTCGAGATGCCGGAGAACCCCGCCGCGGCGGTGGCGGACATGGTCGAGCGCCTGCACGCCGCCGACGGCCGGGAGCGGGTCGCCAACATCCGCACCGAGCTGCAGGTGACGATGGACACCAACGCCTCGGTGTACCGCACCGAGGAGACGCTGAAGCAGGCGCTGCACGACGTTCAGGCTCTCAAGGAGCGCTACGCCAGGGTGTCCATCCAGGATGCCGGGCTGCGGTTCAACACCGACCTGCTGGAGGCCATCGAGCTGGGCTTCCTGCTGGAGCTGGCCGAGGTGCTGGTGGTGGGAGCGATCAATCGCAAGGAGTCCAGGGGCGGGCACGCACGCGAGGACTACACCAGTCGCGACGACGTCAACTTCCTCCGGCACACGATGGCCTACCGGCAGCCGACGGACCAGAGTGCGGAGACCGCCGTACTGGACGGGCTGACCGCCGAGATCCGGCTCGACTACAAGCCGGTCGTCCTCACCCGCTACCAGCCGATGGAGCGCAAGTACTGA
- a CDS encoding succinate dehydrogenase iron-sulfur subunit has translation MSAPTTSKPEATEPEQRDPGAPPPAPEGSTIVTVKIMRFNPELDDEPHWESFDVPALPTDRVLNLLHHVKWYQDGTLAFRRSCAHGICGSDAMRINGVNRLACKVLVKDLAAGKDKKTTITVEAIKGLKVEKDLIVDMEPFFEAFRAIKPYLITSGNEPTRERVQSVADRARFDDTTKCILCAACTSSCPVYWTDDAYFGPAAIVNAHRFIFDSRDEAAEERLDILNDAEGVWRCRTTFNCTDACPRGIQVTKAIQEVKRALLFRRV, from the coding sequence ATGTCTGCCCCCACCACGAGCAAACCGGAAGCCACCGAGCCGGAACAGCGGGACCCCGGCGCCCCGCCGCCTGCTCCGGAGGGCTCGACCATCGTCACGGTCAAGATCATGCGCTTCAACCCGGAGCTGGACGACGAGCCGCACTGGGAGTCCTTCGACGTCCCGGCGCTGCCGACCGACCGGGTGCTGAACCTGCTGCACCACGTCAAGTGGTACCAGGACGGCACGCTGGCCTTCCGACGGTCCTGCGCCCACGGCATCTGCGGGTCCGACGCCATGCGGATCAACGGCGTCAACCGGCTCGCCTGCAAGGTGCTGGTCAAGGACCTCGCGGCGGGCAAGGACAAGAAGACCACGATCACCGTGGAGGCGATCAAGGGTCTGAAGGTCGAGAAGGACCTGATCGTCGACATGGAGCCCTTCTTCGAGGCGTTCCGCGCGATCAAGCCCTACCTGATCACCAGCGGAAACGAGCCGACCAGGGAGCGAGTGCAGTCCGTCGCCGACCGCGCGCGGTTCGACGACACCACCAAGTGCATCCTGTGTGCCGCCTGCACCTCGTCGTGCCCGGTGTACTGGACCGACGACGCCTACTTCGGGCCTGCGGCGATCGTCAACGCACATCGCTTCATCTTCGACAGCCGCGACGAGGCGGCCGAGGAGCGACTGGACATCCTGAACGACGCCGAGGGCGTCTGGCGGTGCCGCACGACGTTCAACTGCACCGACGCCTGCCCTCGTGGCATCCAGGTGACCAAGGCCATTCAAGAGGTCAAGCGGGCTCTGCTGTTCCGACGAGTCTGA
- a CDS encoding D-alanyl-D-alanine carboxypeptidase family protein has product MSVSVRRFTVALTTALGVTLSGMGVGHAALPDQWHPLPAQGQECPYREAPPPSGGETAAPLPVPESPPGGARLGECGNVLPENAEEPPAGVSAEAWVIADLDTGAVLAARDPHGRHRPATTIKVLTALTALRELNLDDMVVATQEDIDQIGVKVNLAPGTEYTVRQLVQALVMGSGNDAAHALARQLGGVGEALGAMNGVAQEVGGLDTRAGTESGLHHPDASISAFDAALFFRTALQEPEFAEAAGNTQLDMPGVPGGVVLNASELLGSYDGTLGGLGGSTEESGFTFVGAAERDGRRLVVSLLRATAEPGIAQQAATLLDYGFSFAGETDPVGSLVIASGQEESDDAEDSEQSGDAEPGATSGAGDDGEAGSEDAAAQAAPGFSLFGTIGLPLTGLAGAAILFFAFLTLRDRRARKLAAARRAAKEQEEAQRATEDWLWPPDRRA; this is encoded by the coding sequence GTGTCTGTGTCGGTCCGTCGATTCACGGTCGCTCTCACCACCGCTCTGGGTGTCACCCTTTCGGGGATGGGCGTCGGTCACGCCGCTCTCCCCGATCAATGGCATCCACTGCCCGCTCAGGGGCAGGAGTGCCCCTATCGCGAGGCGCCGCCCCCGTCGGGCGGTGAGACGGCCGCGCCGCTGCCGGTGCCGGAGTCCCCACCGGGCGGCGCACGCCTCGGTGAGTGCGGCAACGTGTTGCCAGAGAACGCCGAGGAGCCCCCCGCGGGCGTGAGTGCGGAGGCGTGGGTGATCGCGGACCTGGACACCGGCGCGGTGCTCGCGGCCCGCGACCCGCACGGCAGGCATCGCCCCGCCACGACGATCAAGGTGCTCACCGCTCTGACGGCGCTCCGCGAGCTGAACCTCGACGACATGGTCGTAGCCACGCAGGAGGACATCGACCAGATCGGGGTCAAGGTCAACCTCGCCCCCGGCACCGAGTACACCGTCCGTCAGCTCGTCCAGGCCCTGGTGATGGGTTCTGGCAACGATGCGGCGCACGCACTGGCCCGCCAGCTGGGCGGCGTAGGGGAAGCACTCGGGGCGATGAACGGCGTGGCCCAGGAGGTCGGTGGACTCGACACCCGTGCGGGCACCGAGTCCGGCCTGCATCACCCTGACGCCAGCATCTCCGCCTTCGACGCGGCGCTGTTCTTCCGCACCGCGCTCCAGGAGCCGGAGTTCGCCGAGGCCGCCGGAAACACACAGCTCGACATGCCCGGCGTCCCCGGCGGCGTGGTGCTCAACGCGAGCGAGCTGCTGGGCAGCTATGACGGCACGCTCGGCGGTCTGGGCGGCAGCACCGAGGAGTCCGGATTCACCTTCGTGGGCGCCGCCGAGCGGGACGGCCGCAGGCTGGTCGTCTCGCTGCTGCGCGCAACCGCCGAACCCGGCATCGCCCAACAGGCCGCGACGCTGCTCGACTACGGCTTCTCCTTCGCGGGCGAGACCGACCCGGTGGGCAGCCTCGTCATCGCGAGCGGCCAGGAGGAGTCCGACGACGCAGAAGACTCGGAGCAGTCGGGCGATGCGGAACCAGGTGCCACCTCGGGAGCGGGCGACGATGGCGAGGCGGGCTCCGAGGACGCCGCCGCACAGGCCGCGCCGGGCTTCTCGCTGTTCGGCACCATCGGGCTGCCGCTCACCGGGCTCGCGGGGGCAGCGATCCTCTTCTTCGCCTTCCTGACGCTGCGCGACAGGCGGGCCCGCAAGCTCGCGGCGGCTCGCCGGGCGGCCAAGGAGCAGGAGGAGGCGCAGCGCGCCACCGAGGACTGGCTGTGGCCGCCGGATCGCCGCGCCTGA
- the yhjD gene encoding inner membrane protein YhjD produces the protein MNTAATSGPSASEPGTEKDDSRLARLRRRRPWLDHLVRAGGRYQDRHGEHYAAAITYFSVLAVVPILMVAFAAAGFVLFNNAELLDRLESSVAESLPAGLGELVGTTIDRAVDQRQVVGVLGLLTALYSGLGWMANLRDAITAQWNDTRQAPSLPRRLLSDLISLAGLGLALLLSFGLTALGSGFAHQILDLLGIERSPLASVLLVVVTSVLALIANGLVFLWVLVRLPRRTVSVRGALKGALLAAIGFEILKRVGALYLTMIGNSPAGVAFGSVIGLLVFVNLVSRFLLFVTAWTATAPENRERRSTTPPAPAVIRPAVTVHAGPGPRSAAALIGAGAVTAMVTSRLLRGSNARMRRRPPHG, from the coding sequence ATGAACACCGCTGCGACATCAGGGCCGTCGGCATCGGAGCCGGGAACCGAGAAGGATGATTCGCGGCTGGCCCGGCTGCGACGTCGGCGTCCCTGGCTGGATCATCTGGTGCGTGCGGGCGGGCGCTATCAGGACCGCCACGGGGAGCACTATGCGGCGGCGATCACCTACTTCAGTGTGCTGGCGGTGGTCCCGATCCTGATGGTCGCCTTCGCCGCAGCGGGCTTCGTGCTGTTCAACAACGCCGAGCTGCTCGATCGGCTCGAGAGTTCGGTGGCCGAGTCGCTGCCCGCCGGTCTCGGCGAGCTGGTCGGCACGACCATCGACCGCGCGGTCGACCAGCGGCAGGTCGTCGGAGTCCTCGGCCTGCTGACCGCGCTCTACTCGGGCCTGGGCTGGATGGCGAATCTGCGGGATGCCATCACGGCGCAGTGGAACGACACCCGGCAGGCGCCCTCGTTGCCGCGCAGACTCCTCAGCGACCTGATCTCGCTGGCGGGACTGGGCCTGGCGCTGCTGCTCTCCTTCGGGCTCACCGCGCTGGGCAGCGGCTTCGCCCACCAGATCCTCGATCTGCTGGGAATCGAGCGAAGCCCGCTCGCCTCCGTGCTGCTCGTCGTGGTCACCTCGGTGCTGGCCCTGATCGCGAACGGGCTGGTGTTCCTGTGGGTGCTCGTCCGGCTGCCCCGCCGGACCGTCTCGGTGCGAGGCGCGCTGAAGGGGGCGCTGCTCGCCGCAATCGGCTTCGAGATCCTGAAGCGTGTCGGCGCCCTCTACCTCACGATGATCGGCAATTCGCCCGCAGGCGTCGCCTTCGGCTCGGTGATCGGCCTGTTGGTCTTCGTGAACCTGGTGTCCCGCTTCCTGCTCTTCGTCACGGCGTGGACCGCGACGGCGCCGGAGAACCGGGAGCGCCGGTCGACGACGCCGCCCGCGCCCGCGGTGATCAGGCCTGCGGTGACGGTGCACGCAGGTCCGGGGCCACGCTCGGCGGCGGCGCTCATCGGGGCGGGTGCGGTGACGGCGATGGTGACCTCGCGCCTGCTGCGTGGTTCCAACGCCCGGATGAGAAGGCGGCCGCCACACGGCTGA
- a CDS encoding RICIN domain-containing protein, with the protein MKNIARRAVRAIVLAATAVMLMSTVPAAAQDGPAFGDKGAATLNDLTVEEVTTMQAPAPVYTVLVPRTTDPWWTGNYDVSRCADLSNGSSANNAPVILWNCAGTNNQQWAEVVVVDPGYSGVSYMFVNRRTGKCMDLAGSSTANGARVIQYNCHNGWNQQWEAVDTGDYLYQFRNRRTGKCLDVANGSTANGSALVQWDCHGGANQRWTSYFV; encoded by the coding sequence GTGAAGAACATCGCGCGACGCGCGGTTCGCGCCATCGTCCTGGCGGCGACGGCGGTCATGCTCATGAGCACGGTTCCCGCCGCAGCCCAGGACGGGCCCGCGTTCGGCGACAAGGGCGCTGCCACGCTCAACGACCTCACCGTCGAGGAGGTCACCACGATGCAGGCGCCTGCGCCGGTGTACACCGTGCTGGTTCCTCGGACCACCGACCCGTGGTGGACGGGCAACTACGACGTCTCGCGGTGTGCCGACCTGTCGAACGGCTCCTCGGCCAACAATGCGCCGGTGATCCTGTGGAACTGCGCCGGGACGAACAACCAGCAGTGGGCCGAGGTCGTCGTCGTCGACCCGGGATACTCCGGCGTGTCCTACATGTTCGTGAATCGCCGCACCGGCAAGTGCATGGACCTCGCGGGTAGCTCCACGGCCAACGGCGCCCGCGTCATTCAGTACAACTGCCACAACGGCTGGAACCAGCAGTGGGAGGCCGTCGACACAGGCGACTACCTGTACCAGTTCCGGAACCGGCGTACCGGCAAGTGCCTCGACGTCGCCAACGGTTCGACCGCCAACGGCTCGGCGCTGGTTCAGTGGGACTGCCACGGCGGTGCCAACCAGCGGTGGACCAGCTACTTCGTCTGA